A genomic segment from Haliotis asinina isolate JCU_RB_2024 unplaced genomic scaffold, JCU_Hal_asi_v2 scaffold_27, whole genome shotgun sequence encodes:
- the LOC137270019 gene encoding histone H3, with amino-acid sequence MARTKQTARKSTGGKAPRKQLATKAARKSAPATGGVKKPHRYRPGTVALREIRRYQKSTELLIRKLPFQRLVREIAQDFKTDLRFQSSAVMALQEASEAYLVGLFEDTNLCAIHAKRVTIMPKDIQLARRIRGERA; translated from the coding sequence ATGGCACGTACTAAGCAGACAGCGCGTAAATCCACCGGAGGAAAAGCTCCCCGAAAACAGCTAGCCACCAAGGCTGCTCGCAAAAGCGCCCCGGCTACCGGAGGTGTAAAGAAACCTCACAGGTACAGGCCCGGAACAGTCGCCCTTCGTGAGATCCGTCGTTACCAGAAGAGCACCGAGCTTTTGATCAGGAAGCTGCCATTCCAGCGTCTTGTCCGTGAAATTGCCCAAGACTTCAAGACTGATCTACGATTCCAGTCCTCGGCCGTCATGGCCCTTCAGGAGGCTTCCGAGGCTTACCTTGTCGGTCTGTTTGAGGACACCAACTTGTGCGCCATCCACGCCAAGCGTGTCACCATCATGCCGAAGGACATTCAGCTTGCCCGCCGTATCCGTGGGGAGCGAGCTTAA
- the LOC137270027 gene encoding histone H2A produces the protein MSGRGKGGKVKGKSKSRSSRAGLQFPVGRIHRLLRKGNYAERVGAGAPVYLAAVLEYLAAEVLELAGNAARDNKKTRIIPRHLQLAIRNDEELNKLLSGVTIAQGGVLPNIQAVLLPKKTQKSAGK, from the coding sequence ATGTCAGGACGTGGTAAAGGCGGAAAAGTCAAGGGCAAATCCAAGTCCCGATCCTCCAGGGCCGGACTTCAGTTCCCCGTTGGACGTATCCATCGCCTCCTCCGTAAAGGAAACTATGCCGAACGCGTGGGTGCCGGAGCCCCAGTGTACCTGGCTGCCGTTTTGGAATACCTCGCCGCTGAGGTTCTTGAGTTGGCAGGTAACGCCGCAAGAGACAACAAGAAGACCAGAATCATCCCCAGACATCTGCAGCTGGCCATTAGGAACGACGAGGAGTTGAACAAACTTCTGTCCGGAGTAACCATCGCCCAAGGTGGTGTCCTCCCCAACATCCAGGCTGTCCTTCTCCCCAAGAAGACGCAAAAGTCTGCCGGAAAGTAA
- the LOC137270037 gene encoding histone H2B, gonadal, producing the protein MPPKVSSKGAKKAGKAKAARVGDKKKKRRRKESYSIYIYKVLKQVHPDTGISSKAMSIMNSFVNDIFERIAAEASRLAHYNKRSTITSREIQTAVRLLLPGELAKHAVSEGTKAVTKYTSSK; encoded by the coding sequence ATGCCACCAAAGGTTAGTTCTAAAGGAGCTAAGAAAGCCGGAAAGGCAAAGGCCGCACGTGTCGGCGACAAGAaaaagaagaggaggaggaaggaAAGTTACAGCATCTACATCTACAAGGTGTTGAAACAGGTGCACCCTGACACTGGTATCAGCAGCAAAGCTATGTCCATCATGAACAGCTTTGTCAACGATATCTTCGAGAGAATCGCCGCCGAGGCATCCCGTCTCGCTCATTACAACAAGCGATCCACTATCACCTCTCGGGAGATCCAAACCGCTGTCCGTCTTCTCCTCCCCGGTGAACTGGCCAAGCACGCCGTCTCTGAGGGTACTAAGGCCGTCAC